The following are encoded together in the Blautia obeum ATCC 29174 genome:
- a CDS encoding MYG1 family protein, whose product MNNLLNKIHQQNATAFTHSGKFHADDVFSAALLLYLNPEITITRGNRVPEDFDGIVFDIGRGRYDHHQKDSRVRENGIAYAAFGLLWEELGSEILGEELAQKFDEAFVQPLDNNDNTGEKNELASLIGNFNPTWDAEGSNDEAFFQAVSVAGMILENKFDRYRGNERADKRVEEIYERHMQAFHDREKHSEDAKILILPEFVPCQKFLSETPVAFVIFPSNRGGYCIQPQKKEYSMNYKCSFPSEWLGLENEELQEVTGLKTAGFCHKGGFLMTTGELADAVQACKISMEQFREKPVIVSFGGDTEYDELLHQIPKLQAAEIIHIDIQPLPEVEIQGIYAEVSMEKQEWKARIKEQVKQILKYKPEAVFVGENLFVAYPIVHALRKKHIPVLVPAEKDGQKLLIRIPSGS is encoded by the coding sequence ATGAACAATCTACTAAATAAAATCCACCAGCAGAACGCAACTGCTTTCACCCACAGCGGTAAATTCCATGCAGATGATGTGTTTTCGGCTGCGTTATTACTATATTTAAATCCGGAGATCACGATCACACGCGGCAATCGCGTGCCTGAAGATTTTGACGGTATCGTATTTGATATCGGTCGAGGCAGATACGATCATCACCAGAAGGACAGCAGAGTTCGTGAGAACGGCATTGCCTATGCCGCATTTGGGCTTCTCTGGGAGGAGCTTGGATCAGAGATCCTTGGCGAAGAATTGGCACAGAAATTTGATGAAGCTTTCGTGCAGCCACTGGATAATAACGATAACACCGGTGAAAAAAACGAGCTTGCTTCACTGATCGGAAATTTCAATCCAACCTGGGATGCTGAAGGAAGCAACGATGAAGCCTTTTTCCAGGCTGTCAGTGTTGCCGGAATGATTCTGGAAAACAAATTTGACCGTTACAGAGGAAATGAGCGTGCAGACAAACGAGTAGAAGAAATCTACGAAAGACATATGCAGGCATTTCATGACAGAGAAAAACACAGCGAGGATGCAAAGATTCTGATTCTGCCGGAGTTTGTACCGTGTCAGAAATTCCTTTCTGAGACGCCAGTTGCATTTGTGATCTTTCCGTCTAACAGAGGCGGTTACTGCATTCAGCCTCAGAAAAAAGAATACTCCATGAATTACAAATGCAGTTTTCCTTCAGAATGGCTTGGTCTCGAGAATGAAGAACTGCAGGAGGTTACAGGACTTAAGACTGCAGGATTCTGCCACAAAGGCGGCTTCCTTATGACAACCGGAGAACTTGCGGATGCAGTACAGGCATGTAAGATCAGTATGGAACAGTTTCGCGAGAAACCAGTGATTGTAAGCTTTGGCGGAGATACCGAATATGATGAACTCCTTCACCAGATTCCAAAATTACAGGCAGCAGAAATCATTCACATAGATATCCAACCTCTTCCGGAAGTAGAAATTCAGGGCATCTATGCAGAAGTAAGCATGGAAAAACAGGAGTGGAAAGCCAGAATCAAGGAACAGGTAAAACAGATCCTGAAATACAAGCCAGAGGCCGTTTTTGTCGGAGAAAATCTCTTCGTGGCATATCCAATCGTACATGCACTGCGTAAAAAACATATCCCGGTGCTAGTGCCGGCAGAAAAAGACGGACAGAAACTCCTTATTCGAATCCCGTCAGGTTCATAA
- a CDS encoding ECF transporter S component: protein MANANVQTAANDQEVSSVQFLTVTAIFVALTYIFTAFINVRLPIAANGGLIHLGNVPLFIGAIIFGKKTGAVAGGVGMGLFDLLSGWTLWAPFTFVIVGLMGFTVGKLTENEKHQNFKWYVIAIAAACVIKVVGYYIAEVVIYGNPLAPVASIPGNLVQIGVAAVITLVVIAPLNVAAKRTGLKK from the coding sequence ATGGCAAACGCAAATGTACAGACAGCAGCAAACGATCAGGAGGTTTCTTCTGTTCAGTTTCTCACCGTAACAGCAATCTTCGTTGCACTGACTTATATCTTTACTGCATTCATCAACGTCCGTCTTCCAATCGCAGCAAATGGAGGACTCATTCACCTCGGCAACGTTCCTCTGTTCATCGGTGCGATCATCTTTGGCAAAAAGACCGGCGCAGTTGCAGGCGGTGTTGGAATGGGACTCTTTGATCTGCTTTCCGGATGGACTTTATGGGCTCCATTTACTTTTGTAATCGTTGGACTGATGGGCTTCACAGTAGGAAAACTTACTGAGAATGAAAAACACCAGAACTTCAAATGGTATGTGATTGCAATCGCAGCAGCATGTGTGATCAAAGTTGTCGGCTACTACATTGCTGAGGTCGTTATTTATGGAAATCCGCTTGCACCGGTTGCTTCTATTCCTGGAAACCTGGTACAGATCGGTGTTGCAGCAGTGATCACTCTTGTTGTTATCGCACCACTGAATGTTGCAGCAAAAAGAACTGGATTAAAAAAATAA
- a CDS encoding alpha/beta hydrolase: MKKILSPMEKLNFPESEELPEGVREIEAEDTFGYCTELYPDVEYAEHSGKKLHLQIMTPTVFGQDLKWPLIVYVQGSSWHKQKLFQSLPTLARMCERGYAIAIVEHRESELAPFPAQVIDVKTAIRFLRLNGQRYHIDTDKISLWGDSSGAHSALIAGITGDTKYLPEEYPEVSTEVDCIVDWFGPTDLMAAVQHPAVIDHDSSTSPAGILIGGKSLHDHPEDVYPTNPVVHLQPDRETPPILIMHGGRDPLVPFNQSCILYEALKQMDKEVEFVKLKNAGHGWGGFMSETALNIVENFIKREK; this comes from the coding sequence GTGAAAAAAATACTGTCCCCTATGGAAAAACTGAATTTTCCGGAGAGTGAAGAGCTTCCGGAAGGTGTCAGAGAAATAGAAGCAGAAGACACCTTTGGATACTGTACAGAGCTATATCCGGATGTAGAGTATGCAGAACACAGTGGAAAGAAATTACACCTTCAGATCATGACACCAACAGTATTTGGACAGGATCTGAAATGGCCATTGATCGTATATGTGCAGGGTTCTTCGTGGCACAAACAGAAGCTTTTTCAGAGCCTTCCCACACTGGCGAGGATGTGCGAAAGAGGATATGCGATCGCCATCGTAGAGCACAGAGAAAGCGAGCTGGCTCCATTTCCGGCACAGGTAATAGACGTCAAAACAGCAATTCGTTTCTTGCGTTTAAATGGACAGAGATATCATATTGATACAGATAAGATTTCTCTCTGGGGTGATTCAAGCGGAGCCCACAGTGCTTTGATCGCAGGAATTACAGGTGATACAAAGTATCTTCCGGAGGAATATCCTGAAGTCAGTACAGAAGTCGATTGCATTGTCGACTGGTTTGGACCAACGGATCTTATGGCAGCAGTACAGCATCCCGCAGTCATTGATCATGATTCCAGTACCAGTCCGGCAGGCATTCTGATCGGGGGAAAATCACTTCATGATCACCCGGAAGATGTTTATCCGACCAATCCCGTGGTTCATTTGCAGCCTGACCGAGAAACACCTCCGATTCTCATTATGCACGGTGGCAGGGATCCACTGGTTCCGTTTAATCAGTCCTGCATTTTATATGAGGCATTAAAACAGATGGATAAAGAAGTAGAATTTGTCAAGCTGAAAAATGCCGGACATGGCTGGGGCGGCTTTATGAGCGAGACCGCATTAAATATAGTAGAAAACTTCATTAAAAGGGAGAAATAG
- a CDS encoding LacI family DNA-binding transcriptional regulator, whose protein sequence is MIRLQDIAEMAGVSRTTVSNVINGNTKRVSQETIDKITAILKEQNYVPHMGSVMLSGHGSRIIGVVLGFHYAHGMQSLQDLFVGELVGTIQMETEEKGYYVMLIGGENIQNVVDIASKWNVEGLIILGYTEEQYRKLSRKLNKKMILIDAYPEGAYTFQNVGVDDYSGGYQIGEYLYSCGYEKALFVAETEQDSDYYRWTGFKQAMEKQGKFCSRSRYIVVPGEKNSRLRKYRELLPRFLEAKALAFSSDFDAIEAMNFFFDEGIKVPDQISITGYDDSMYASMVRPKLTTVHQDVRQKAHVALKRLMKLIQGESLKELNIKSPVYLVKRDSVRE, encoded by the coding sequence ATGATTCGTCTTCAGGATATAGCTGAAATGGCTGGTGTCAGCCGCACTACCGTATCAAATGTGATAAACGGAAATACAAAAAGAGTTTCGCAGGAAACTATTGATAAAATCACAGCAATCCTTAAAGAACAAAATTATGTCCCACATATGGGGTCAGTGATGCTTTCCGGTCATGGTTCCAGAATCATAGGCGTAGTACTTGGATTTCATTATGCACATGGTATGCAGTCTCTTCAGGATCTGTTTGTAGGTGAATTGGTTGGAACGATTCAGATGGAAACGGAAGAAAAAGGATACTATGTTATGCTTATCGGCGGTGAGAATATTCAGAACGTAGTAGACATTGCTTCAAAATGGAATGTCGAGGGTCTGATTATCCTTGGATACACGGAAGAACAGTATCGCAAACTTTCTCGTAAGTTAAATAAAAAAATGATTCTGATAGATGCCTATCCCGAAGGTGCCTATACCTTCCAGAATGTCGGTGTAGATGATTACTCAGGAGGGTATCAGATTGGAGAATATCTCTATTCCTGTGGCTATGAGAAGGCCCTGTTTGTTGCGGAGACAGAGCAGGACAGTGACTATTATCGATGGACGGGATTTAAACAGGCGATGGAAAAGCAGGGAAAATTCTGTAGTCGTTCCCGTTATATCGTTGTTCCGGGTGAAAAAAATTCGCGTCTCAGGAAATACAGAGAACTTCTTCCACGCTTCCTTGAAGCGAAAGCACTGGCTTTTTCTTCTGATTTTGATGCAATTGAAGCAATGAATTTCTTTTTTGATGAGGGAATCAAAGTTCCGGATCAGATATCCATTACGGGTTATGATGACAGTATGTATGCGAGTATGGTTCGTCCAAAACTGACAACAGTTCATCAGGATGTCAGGCAAAAAGCGCATGTGGCATTGAAACGGCTGATGAAACTGATTCAGGGAGAAAGTCTGAAAGAATTAAATATAAAAAGTCCGGTTTATTTAGTAAAGAGGGATTCTGTCAGAGAATGA
- the rsmH gene encoding 16S rRNA (cytosine(1402)-N(4))-methyltransferase RsmH, translating into MEQETQTPHKRRVRYKGKYPRKFEEKYKELNPEKYKDTIEHVISKGNTPAGMHISIMVNEILDFLKIQPGETGFDATLGYGGHTKAMMECLHGEGHMYATDVDPEESAKTRKRLAEQGFGEDILTVKLQNFCTIDEIAKEAGGFDFILADLGVSSMQIDNPKRGFSFRADGPLDLRLNQEKGISAAERLDKISRDELAGMLYENSDEPYCEEIAKAITDEIRKGNRVDTTTKLREIIEETLDFLPEKEKKDTVRKTCQRVFQALRIDVNREFEVLYEFMEKLPDALKPGGRVAILTFHSGEDKLVKKALKAGYKAGIYSDYAKDVIRPSAQECAQNGRARSTKMRWAVKSEY; encoded by the coding sequence ATGGAACAGGAAACACAGACACCACACAAACGAAGAGTACGATACAAAGGAAAATATCCACGCAAATTTGAAGAAAAATATAAGGAACTTAATCCGGAGAAATATAAGGACACGATCGAGCATGTTATCAGCAAAGGAAATACGCCTGCTGGAATGCATATTTCTATCATGGTAAATGAAATCCTTGATTTTCTCAAGATTCAGCCAGGTGAGACAGGGTTTGATGCGACACTTGGATATGGCGGTCACACCAAAGCGATGATGGAGTGTCTGCACGGCGAGGGGCACATGTATGCAACAGATGTGGATCCGGAAGAGTCTGCAAAGACCCGTAAGCGTCTGGCAGAGCAGGGATTTGGAGAGGATATTCTGACAGTGAAACTTCAGAACTTCTGCACAATTGACGAAATCGCAAAGGAAGCCGGCGGTTTTGATTTCATCTTGGCAGACCTCGGTGTGTCATCTATGCAGATCGATAACCCGAAGCGCGGTTTTTCCTTCCGTGCAGACGGACCGCTGGATCTGCGCCTGAATCAGGAAAAAGGAATCAGTGCAGCCGAGCGACTGGACAAGATTAGCCGCGATGAGCTTGCCGGAATGCTGTATGAGAACTCTGATGAGCCATACTGCGAGGAAATTGCTAAGGCAATCACAGATGAGATCCGCAAAGGAAACCGTGTGGATACTACTACGAAATTACGTGAGATCATAGAAGAAACTCTGGATTTCCTTCCGGAAAAAGAAAAAAAAGATACTGTCCGCAAAACCTGCCAGCGAGTTTTCCAGGCACTGCGTATCGACGTGAACCGAGAATTTGAAGTTCTCTATGAATTTATGGAAAAGCTTCCGGATGCGCTCAAACCAGGCGGACGCGTGGCAATCCTGACTTTCCACTCCGGAGAGGACAAACTGGTCAAGAAAGCACTGAAAGCCGGATATAAGGCAGGAATCTATTCTGATTACGCCAAAGATGTCATCCGCCCATCCGCCCAGGAATGTGCCCAGAATGGACGCGCCAGATCAACCAAAATGCGCTGGGCAGTCAAATCAGAATATTAA
- a CDS encoding DUF5684 domain-containing protein — protein sequence MGLLIISSMMVLGGMYLIFAFVWWILQIIANWNIFTKAGEAGWKSLIPIYGDYVSYKIAWQTSYFWLNFILGILLSYVSNANLNESMFLSLIVILLKIALTVINIMYCVKLARAFGRGIGFAIGLILLQPIFLLILGFGSDQYYGADR from the coding sequence ATGGGACTTCTTATAATCAGTTCTATGATGGTCTTAGGCGGTATGTATCTGATCTTTGCTTTTGTATGGTGGATTTTGCAGATCATCGCAAACTGGAATATTTTTACCAAAGCCGGTGAGGCAGGGTGGAAAAGCCTTATTCCGATCTACGGTGATTATGTTTCCTACAAAATTGCTTGGCAGACATCCTATTTCTGGCTGAATTTTATCCTTGGAATATTACTTTCTTATGTATCAAATGCCAATCTTAATGAAAGCATGTTTCTCTCACTGATCGTTATTCTGCTTAAGATTGCGCTTACAGTGATCAATATCATGTATTGCGTAAAACTTGCAAGAGCATTCGGACGTGGTATTGGATTTGCGATCGGACTCATCTTATTACAGCCAATCTTCTTACTGATTCTTGGCTTTGGCTCTGACCAGTACTACGGTGCAGACAGATAA
- a CDS encoding pyridoxal-phosphate-dependent aminotransferase family protein — translation MYKIMTPGPTQVAENVRLARSRECTNPDLDASFVEFYKETCEEISRLLHTDNETLILGGEGILGLEAACASMTEPGDRVLVLDNGIYGKGFADFVSMYGGIPELYSRDYRETLDVQELEEFLKEHHNYKYATVVHGDTPSGMLNDISAICPLLKKYGIMTVVDSVSASFGEPMRISDWQIDIMCGGSQKVVSAPPGLTFVVISDDAKKAMAERKTPIASFYANLTTFAHYYEEKWFPYTMPISDIYGLRAAIDNIAADPGILARHEKIAEASRKAITGAGLNLYLKSGFSNTVTVFEVPEETTAAAILDGVKKDYNIMLAGSFDVLAGKVIRIGHMGNNADFYNVREVFAALDGTLAKLGVPLKASMEKIFCDSMK, via the coding sequence ATGTATAAAATTATGACACCGGGACCGACACAGGTTGCTGAAAACGTGCGTCTCGCCCGCAGCAGAGAATGCACCAATCCTGATCTCGATGCAAGCTTCGTAGAATTTTACAAAGAAACCTGTGAAGAGATCAGCCGTCTTCTCCATACTGACAACGAAACTCTTATTCTTGGCGGAGAAGGAATCCTCGGTCTGGAGGCTGCCTGCGCTTCTATGACAGAACCTGGTGACCGTGTCCTCGTACTGGATAACGGTATCTATGGCAAAGGATTCGCGGATTTCGTTTCCATGTACGGTGGTATCCCGGAACTCTATTCCAGAGATTACCGTGAAACTCTCGATGTACAGGAACTCGAGGAATTTCTCAAAGAACATCACAATTACAAATACGCAACCGTTGTCCATGGCGACACTCCAAGCGGTATGCTGAATGATATTTCCGCAATCTGTCCACTTCTCAAGAAATACGGCATCATGACGGTTGTCGATTCCGTATCTGCTTCTTTCGGTGAACCAATGCGTATCTCCGACTGGCAGATTGACATTATGTGCGGTGGCTCCCAGAAAGTTGTCTCCGCACCTCCAGGACTGACTTTTGTAGTCATCAGTGATGATGCCAAAAAAGCTATGGCAGAACGTAAGACACCGATTGCATCCTTCTATGCAAACCTGACTACTTTTGCACATTATTATGAAGAAAAATGGTTCCCATACACCATGCCGATCAGCGATATCTACGGACTTCGTGCAGCGATCGACAATATCGCCGCAGACCCGGGTATCCTTGCACGACATGAAAAAATCGCCGAGGCTTCTCGCAAGGCAATCACAGGTGCAGGACTGAACCTCTACCTTAAGAGTGGATTCTCCAATACGGTCACGGTATTCGAAGTACCGGAAGAAACCACCGCAGCTGCCATCCTCGATGGTGTCAAAAAGGACTACAACATCATGCTTGCCGGTTCTTTTGATGTTCTTGCAGGCAAAGTCATCCGCATTGGTCATATGGGAAACAATGCTGATTTCTACAATGTCCGTGAAGTCTTTGCTGCTCTGGACGGAACACTCGCTAAGCTTGGCGTTCCGCTGAAAGCAAGCATGGAAAAAATCTTCTGTGACAGCATGAAATGA
- a CDS encoding glycoside hydrolase family 13 protein has protein sequence MEKKWWKESVVYQIYPKSFKDSNGDGVGDIRGIIQKLDYLKELGVNVLWISPMLESPQDDNGYDISDYRRIYKEYGTMEDYEELLSEAHKRDIRILMDLVVNHTSDEHNWFIESRKSKDNPYRDYYIWKDPVNGKEPNNWGGVFGGSAWEYDAQTQMYYLHLFSKKQPDLNWENEKVRQEVYDMMTFWCEKGIDGFRMDVISMISKDQAFPDGKMNNSLYGDFGPYCVHGPRIHEFLQEMNREVLSRYDIMTVGETSGVTIEEAQKYAGEAGKELNMVFQFEHVDNGSGDYGKWTTEKYDFKEFKRIMIKWQEELQGKAWNSLFLGNHDQPRSVSRFGNDNPAYRETSAKMLATCLHMMQGTPYVYQGEELGMTNVYFDKLEDYRDIESINFFTELTESGLMTPEYMMKCLMLRSRDNARTPMQWDDSEQAGFTDGESWIKVNPNYKEINAAQQLKDPNSIFHYYQKLISLRKEKDIIVYGEFEPLYRDDEQIFAYTRKLDQEKLLTVCNFSDKNAEMEIPEEFKGAECLITNLDRTVFEGKIVLKPYEAFVLYKK, from the coding sequence ATGGAGAAAAAATGGTGGAAAGAAAGTGTGGTATATCAGATATATCCTAAAAGTTTTAAAGACAGCAACGGAGATGGCGTAGGGGATATCAGAGGAATCATACAGAAGCTTGATTATCTCAAAGAGCTTGGTGTAAATGTTTTATGGATATCTCCGATGCTGGAATCTCCTCAGGATGATAATGGTTATGATATTTCTGATTACCGCAGAATTTATAAAGAATATGGAACTATGGAGGACTATGAAGAACTTTTGTCAGAAGCTCACAAAAGAGATATCAGAATCCTGATGGATCTCGTAGTCAACCACACTTCTGATGAACACAACTGGTTCATTGAGAGCCGCAAGTCCAAAGACAATCCGTACCGTGATTATTATATCTGGAAAGATCCTGTCAATGGAAAAGAACCAAACAACTGGGGCGGTGTATTTGGCGGTTCTGCATGGGAATATGATGCACAGACCCAGATGTATTACCTGCATCTGTTCTCAAAGAAACAGCCGGATCTCAACTGGGAAAACGAGAAAGTACGTCAGGAAGTTTATGATATGATGACATTCTGGTGTGAAAAAGGAATCGATGGCTTCCGTATGGATGTTATCAGTATGATTTCCAAAGACCAGGCATTTCCGGATGGAAAAATGAATAACAGTCTCTATGGTGATTTTGGACCATATTGCGTACATGGTCCAAGAATTCATGAATTTCTTCAGGAAATGAACAGAGAAGTCCTTTCCAGATATGATATCATGACAGTTGGTGAAACTTCAGGAGTTACCATCGAAGAGGCACAGAAATATGCGGGAGAAGCCGGAAAAGAACTGAATATGGTATTTCAGTTTGAGCATGTGGATAATGGAAGCGGTGATTACGGAAAGTGGACAACTGAGAAATATGATTTCAAAGAGTTCAAGCGCATCATGATCAAATGGCAGGAAGAACTTCAGGGCAAAGCATGGAACAGCCTGTTTCTTGGAAATCATGATCAGCCGAGAAGTGTCAGCCGATTTGGAAATGACAATCCGGCATACAGAGAGACTTCCGCAAAAATGCTGGCAACCTGTCTTCATATGATGCAGGGAACACCGTATGTATATCAGGGTGAAGAGCTTGGTATGACAAATGTCTACTTCGATAAACTGGAAGACTATCGTGATATTGAGAGTATCAATTTTTTTACAGAACTTACGGAATCAGGACTTATGACTCCGGAATACATGATGAAATGTCTGATGCTGAGAAGCCGTGACAATGCGAGAACCCCTATGCAGTGGGATGATTCAGAACAGGCCGGATTTACAGATGGCGAGTCCTGGATCAAAGTGAACCCGAACTATAAAGAGATCAATGCGGCGCAGCAGCTCAAAGATCCGAACTCTATTTTCCATTACTATCAGAAACTGATCAGCCTGCGTAAAGAAAAAGACATCATCGTTTATGGTGAGTTTGAACCGCTTTATCGTGACGACGAGCAGATTTTTGCTTACACAAGAAAACTGGATCAGGAAAAACTTCTGACAGTCTGCAATTTCAGTGACAAAAATGCAGAGATGGAGATTCCGGAAGAATTCAAAGGAGCAGAATGTCTGATCACAAATCTTGACAGAACTGTATTTGAAGGTAAAATTGTTTTGAAACCATATGAAGCATTTGTACTTTATAAAAAATAA
- a CDS encoding type II toxin-antitoxin system RelB/DinJ family antitoxin — protein sequence MATKSANLYARIEPDVKEKAESILSTLGISASSAINMFYKQIILQRGLPFEVKIPSARPVDISTLSEVEFNEELEKGYADMQAGRTKNAKKAFADIRKDYGL from the coding sequence ATGGCTACAAAATCAGCAAATTTATATGCAAGGATTGAACCAGATGTCAAAGAAAAAGCAGAAAGTATCCTGTCTACACTTGGTATCTCTGCTTCCAGTGCTATCAATATGTTTTATAAACAGATTATCTTACAGAGAGGACTTCCGTTTGAAGTAAAAATACCATCTGCCAGACCTGTTGATATCAGCACATTATCAGAAGTAGAGTTCAATGAAGAATTGGAGAAAGGATATGCAGATATGCAGGCTGGACGGACAAAAAATGCGAAGAAAGCATTTGCTGACATTCGCAAGGATTATGGCTTATGA
- a CDS encoding TIM-barrel domain-containing protein: MIRKYRYGAPFDTEALTEKIETAEEAFPYGEISQKEGFAFTYIMDEDDIVYGLGESNRGINKRGYCYISNCTDDPIHTEDKRSLYGAHNFIIVSGKTTFGLFFDYPSKLTFDIGYTRMDTLKVSCENADLDIYVIEGENAYDIVKQFRRVIGRSYIPPKFAFGFGQSRWGYTTKEDFRAVAKGYRENHIPIDMIYMDIDYMQDFKDFTVNEKNFPDFPEFVKEMKDQELRLIPIIDAGVKVEKGYEVYEEGVKNNYFCKREDGSDFVAAVWPGDTHFPDMLNPEARKWFGDKYRFLIDQGIEGFWNDMNEPAIFYSSEGLAEAKEFAGEFAKDTEGKIHPWAMQAKMKDIVNSPEDYKRFYHNVNGKKIRHDKVHNLFGYNMTRAAGEAFERIDPEKRFLMFSRSSYIGMHRYGGIWMGDNKSWWSHILLNLKMLPSLNMCGFMYTGADLGGFGDDTTRDLLLRFLALGVFTPLMRDHAAEGTREQECYQFENIEDFRSVINARYRLVPYLYSEYMKAALNDDMYFKPLGFVYPDDKMAIRVEDQLMLGNEIMIAPVYEQNARGRYVYLPEEMKFIKFMPDGSISEEVLEKGVHYVDVALNEVPLFIRSGKCIPVAEAAECVKDIDTENMQLIGYEGSSYTLYEDDGIHKDYDKKENYRVLTK; the protein is encoded by the coding sequence ATGATTAGAAAATACAGATATGGAGCTCCGTTTGATACGGAGGCACTGACCGAAAAAATTGAAACAGCTGAGGAAGCTTTTCCATATGGGGAAATCAGCCAGAAAGAAGGATTTGCTTTTACCTATATCATGGACGAAGATGACATCGTTTATGGTCTGGGCGAATCCAACCGTGGAATCAATAAGAGAGGTTACTGCTATATCAGCAACTGCACAGATGATCCAATTCATACAGAGGACAAGCGTTCTCTGTATGGAGCCCACAATTTTATTATAGTAAGCGGAAAGACTACATTTGGCCTGTTTTTTGACTATCCGTCAAAACTGACCTTTGATATCGGATATACCAGAATGGACACCCTCAAAGTGTCCTGCGAGAATGCAGATCTGGATATCTATGTGATCGAAGGTGAGAATGCTTACGATATCGTAAAACAGTTCCGTCGTGTGATCGGCCGCAGCTACATTCCGCCGAAGTTCGCTTTTGGTTTTGGACAGAGCCGCTGGGGCTATACAACAAAAGAAGACTTCCGCGCAGTTGCAAAAGGATATCGTGAAAATCATATCCCGATCGACATGATCTACATGGATATTGACTATATGCAGGATTTTAAGGACTTCACAGTCAATGAGAAAAACTTTCCTGATTTCCCTGAATTTGTAAAGGAAATGAAAGACCAGGAGCTTCGCCTGATCCCGATCATTGATGCCGGCGTCAAGGTGGAAAAAGGCTACGAGGTTTACGAGGAAGGTGTAAAAAATAACTACTTCTGTAAAAGAGAAGACGGAAGTGATTTTGTTGCAGCTGTATGGCCTGGAGATACCCATTTTCCGGATATGCTGAATCCGGAAGCCCGGAAATGGTTCGGAGATAAATACCGTTTCCTGATCGACCAGGGAATCGAGGGATTCTGGAACGATATGAATGAACCGGCAATCTTTTATTCTTCTGAGGGACTTGCAGAGGCAAAAGAATTCGCCGGAGAATTTGCAAAAGACACCGAAGGCAAGATCCATCCGTGGGCAATGCAGGCAAAGATGAAAGATATTGTTAACAGTCCGGAGGATTACAAAAGATTCTATCACAATGTAAATGGTAAGAAAATCCGCCACGACAAAGTGCATAATCTTTTTGGTTATAACATGACAAGAGCAGCCGGAGAAGCATTCGAACGCATTGATCCGGAAAAACGTTTCCTGATGTTTTCCAGATCTTCTTATATTGGAATGCATCGTTACGGAGGAATCTGGATGGGAGACAATAAATCCTGGTGGTCACACATTCTTTTAAATCTGAAGATGCTTCCATCTCTGAATATGTGTGGATTTATGTACACAGGCGCAGACCTTGGCGGATTTGGTGACGACACGACCAGAGATCTTCTGCTCCGTTTCCTTGCACTCGGTGTGTTTACACCTCTGATGCGTGATCATGCGGCAGAAGGAACAAGAGAACAGGAATGTTACCAGTTCGAAAACATCGAAGATTTCCGCAGCGTCATTAACGCCAGATATCGTCTTGTGCCGTATCTTTACAGTGAATACATGAAAGCTGCGTTGAATGACGATATGTACTTTAAACCGCTTGGCTTCGTTTATCCGGATGATAAGATGGCAATCCGCGTCGAAGACCAGCTGATGCTTGGCAACGAGATCATGATCGCACCGGTATACGAGCAGAACGCAAGAGGCCGTTACGTTTACCTGCCAGAAGAAATGAAATTCATCAAGTTTATGCCGGATGGAAGCATTTCTGAAGAAGTCCTCGAAAAGGGAGTTCATTATGTGGATGTTGCTCTCAATGAAGTGCCTCTTTTCATTCGAAGCGGCAAATGCATCCCGGTTGCAGAAGCAGCAGAGTGCGTGAAGGATATTGATACAGAAAATATGCAGCTTATCGGATATGAAGGCAGCAGCTATACTCTGTATGAAGATGATGGAATCCATAAAGATTATGATAAGAAAGAAAATTATCGGGTTCTGACGAAATAA